One stretch of Geoalkalibacter ferrihydriticus DSM 17813 DNA includes these proteins:
- a CDS encoding CAAX prenyl protease-related protein, whose product MTSSVTTSGRRALFDHIAPFVAWLVLMELLPRTAWAYAVRAAVCLSLVLWCRPWRYYPRPDPRHLPLAAAVGALVCVLWILPELALWQSWPAVEQFYRQWGIMPPWSAHPPVADSPYAPSAAGWPLTLARLLGSALVIAAIEEFFWRGFLYRWLIEREFLKVDPGRYLAWAFWLTVVLFGLEHDRWLVGMMAGAAYGWLYLRTRDLWAPICAHVVTNLLLGLYVLSAGAWDFW is encoded by the coding sequence ATGACCTCATCCGTAACTACCAGCGGCCGCCGCGCGCTCTTTGATCACATCGCCCCTTTTGTCGCCTGGCTGGTGCTCATGGAGCTGCTGCCACGCACGGCTTGGGCCTACGCGGTGCGCGCCGCGGTATGTCTGTCCCTGGTTCTGTGGTGTCGCCCCTGGCGCTACTATCCACGCCCCGACCCACGCCACCTGCCCCTGGCCGCGGCGGTCGGCGCACTGGTCTGCGTGCTCTGGATTCTTCCGGAACTGGCTCTGTGGCAATCCTGGCCCGCCGTCGAGCAATTCTACCGGCAATGGGGCATCATGCCGCCCTGGTCGGCCCACCCGCCCGTGGCGGACAGCCCCTACGCCCCTTCGGCGGCGGGCTGGCCCCTGACTCTGGCACGCCTGCTCGGCTCGGCGCTGGTGATTGCCGCCATCGAGGAATTTTTTTGGCGCGGCTTTCTCTATCGCTGGCTCATCGAGCGCGAGTTCCTCAAGGTCGATCCAGGACGCTACCTGGCCTGGGCCTTCTGGCTTACCGTTGTGCTCTTCGGCCTTGAGCACGATCGCTGGCTGGTGGGCATGATGGCAGGCGCCGCCTACGGCTGGCTCTATCTTCGCACCCGCGACCTGTGGGCGCCAATTTGCGCCCATGTGGTCACCAATCTGCTACTGGGCCTTTATGTCCTTTCCGCCGGGGCCTGGGATTTCTGGTGA
- a CDS encoding PilZ domain-containing protein produces MTQNSADKRSQKRRNTIYYLEVYDLESGRLLGRLVDITVEGMMLISETPIAPDRTYKCRMSLPAEILGRSNILFDATCMWSRKARNDDFFEAGFRSLIADPGDIDAIEMLIQRFAFNDM; encoded by the coding sequence ATGACCCAGAATAGCGCGGATAAGCGTTCCCAAAAACGCCGCAACACCATCTATTATCTGGAAGTCTATGATCTGGAGTCAGGACGGCTGTTGGGGCGACTGGTCGACATTACCGTTGAAGGCATGATGCTGATCAGCGAAACGCCCATCGCTCCCGATCGGACCTATAAATGCCGCATGTCGCTGCCCGCCGAGATTCTCGGTCGCAGCAATATTCTCTTCGATGCGACCTGCATGTGGAGCCGCAAAGCCCGCAACGACGACTTTTTCGAGGCCGGCTTTCGCTCACTGATCGCCGATCCCGGCGATATCGATGCCATTGAAATGCTCATCCAGCGCTTTGCCTTCAACGATATGTGA